The proteins below come from a single Aspergillus oryzae RIB40 DNA, chromosome 5 genomic window:
- a CDS encoding putative aminotransferase (selenocysteine lyase): protein MTLDIAQVRSRFPALKQEQVFLDNAGGSQVLDTVIESIASYLTNTNVQLGATYKTSKLSTAGFANGYEAAAKFINAKPEETCLGVSTTQLLHNLSTALKFQPGDELILSKLNHEANSAAWVRIAERLGLEVKWWSASNPQNPVCDPNDLKQLISEKTRLVACPHASNILGSIVDVKEIAKIVHQYPRALLCVDGVALAPHRQVDVKDLDVDFYAFSWYKVYGPHIAQLYASSRIHDQIDTLGHFFKGTDTLDLKLNLASANYEHVQSIPRVVEYFEPDVSASWEKIAVQEERLQQIILDFLNGNDRVTVYGERSADKNLRVPVISFTVRGTKSQKLVEEVEKRSAYGFRSGHMYSHRLIKDIIGLEDVEDGVVRISMLHYNTEEEMTGLVKVLEEVIATL, encoded by the exons ATGACTCTCGATATCGCACAGGTCCGGTCTCGCTTTCCTGCACTGAAGCAGGAGCAGGTCTTCCTGGATAATGCAG GGGGTAGTCAAGTACTGGACACCGTGATTGAGTC CATTGCATCTTACCTCACAAACACCAATGTCCAATTGGGGGCAACATACAAGACCTCCAAGCTGTCCACTGCTGGATTTGCGAATGGCTACGAAGCAGCGGCGAAGTTCATCAATGCAAAGCCCGAGGAG ACCTGTCTTGGTGTATCAACTACACAACTACTGCACAATCTCTCCACGGCATTGAAGTTCCAGCCAGGGGATGAGCTCATTCTTTCGAAATTGAACCACGAGGCCAATTCCGCCGCCTGGGTCAGAATCGCAGAACGACTAGGTTTAGAGGTGAAATGGTGGTCCGCTTCCAACCCTCAGAATCCTGTCTGCGATCCGAATGACTTGAAGCAGTTAATCTCGGAGAAGACGAGACTAGTAGCTTGCCCGCATGCATCGAATATACTTGGATCTATCGTGGATGTTAAGGAGATTGCGAAGATCGTGCATCAATACCCTCGG GCCCTTCTCTGCGTGGACGGCGTTGCACTTGCGCCCCATCGACAAGTCGATGTCAAGGATCTTGATGTCGACTTTTAC GCCTTCTCATGGTACAAGGTCTATGGACCTCACATCGCGCAGCTGTATGCCTCATCACGCATTCATGATCAGATCGACACCCTAGGACATTTCTTCAAGGGCACGGACACCCTCGACTTGAAGCTCAACTTGGCATCCGCCAATTATGAGCATGTTCAGAGCATTCCACGAGTAGTCGAATACTTCGAGCCTGATGTATCTGCATCATGGGAAAAGATTGCCGTCCAAGAGGAAAGACTGCAGCAGATCATCTTGGATTTCCTCAATGGTAATGATCGGGTCACTGTCTACGGAGAGCGCTCTGCGGATAAGAACCTCCGTGTCCCTGTGATTAGTTTCACGGTGCGGGGTACGAAAAGCCAGAAGTTGGTAGAAGAGGTTGAAAAGCGATCTGCGTATGGGTTCCGAAGTGGCCATATGTACAGTCATAGAttgatcaaggatatcattggcTTGGAGGACGTTGAGGATGGAGTTGTGCGGATCAGTATGTTGCATTATAATACAG aggaagagatgaccGGTTTGGTCAAGGTTTTGGAGGAGGTTATTGCGACATTGTAG
- a CDS encoding uncharacterized protein (predicted protein), which produces MTPAESPTPSTPSSATTPNRQTSYQPSQAEALAARIFAFVSSASDLSLSLSRPLDKNAHGSKTDSNGLQEGLGNGTSRDDGDGEASEREDDDEVKLLRLRTKKHEIVVVPDKKYLLCVVHDAAHPAGNASAGLRSR; this is translated from the coding sequence ATGACACCTGCCGAATCACCCACCCCTTCAACACCGTCTAGCGCCACTACTCCTAACCGTCAGACCTCCTATCAACCGTCCCAGGCAGAAGCGCTAGCAGCTcgcatttttgcttttgtttccaGCGCGTCGGATCTAAGTTTGTCGCTCTCGCGACCCCTGGACAAAAACGCCCACGGTTCCAAAACAGACTCGAACGGCTTACAAGAAGGGCTGGGCAACGGAACATCACgggacgatggagatggagaggcaTCGGAGAgagaggacgacgatgaggTCAAGCTCCTGCGACTGAGAACCAAAAAGCATGAGATTGTCGTTGTTCCGGATAAGAAGTATCTGCTTTGTGTGGTACATGATGCGGCGCACCCTGCGGGGAACGCGAGTGCAGGCTTACGCTCGAGGTaa
- a CDS encoding uncharacterized protein (predicted protein) — protein sequence MSNIPGDIQLPGLSNIQNRSEHVPDLVQFFQAQDSLSNTSSQSGSARDILKAGQRRLRQLAQRPKRTTDPHTKAEEASRQLLALQQEGFLPDSLTLPKPKKSAPKQSIDSTVSSTRSASDLSFQASSRRDVESIGRPWLEDSLEKYEMKGGRLSSLDLREITSLVGAALPRPPQFEDVTPPPYQASTDHDSQGKSSHPSTGHGSNSTPSEPLDEIEALPKVPEIPDRTSSQPPEMSTSTLDNKQQSSHEQPAEAKPAGAKDAPEAADSKSSSAGTSNAMQSHSLKLFPDTVPPRMPNKGAWRISNGCPPPSLRSLPTKSAQRGSSAQSNDKNTKPSSSTQSCDAGLENLGCVDQMPPAQPTDLGRNNGTSQEHAKRPLARNGRRPASLPMGAIDAFPLPAPMRPLPALPEAVPGIRPSYGQDTIAGRRGLRANQQEQDPQLPSCSTEEGSMGSGARRDNHGSMNGRATPSVSIPETAMDGGIKSARAGTTSVRASKSRADRVRALKKKDMSASRIYLQDSDDRPSEEGRQSFSRLSHRASSEKYDGTTAASRCTDEGVRSQYGRGSPDTQLFTPSSYGSKFPGQSTEAHAISTRKGSSLGYIDAISLMNTQEPSSLPASARNSQVYPSGGTRSTSVLSERVANDVDPHGRSETPLPSSEDEGMDVGMRKQQAHPPSSRRRRPKLAPINVDESATRKTRHMKKPSSCDHSRPRTPRNRRSHGLEKASSQSPHLQDSYYYHETRGGRHRPSYVRELEKRIAHLEHQNRTLQAALLGALGVGGKQNVEGLLGGSSTSLSTPPTSRSFSSMTNSSSSPDSHVMRNERHAHRRQPPYHPETWIASPGSSRRSSYGSEESADIQELESIIEDFDFGWESDSERTQQLGMRA from the exons ATGTCGAACATACCAGGAGATATTCAACTTCCCGGTTTGTCCAATATCCAGAACAGAAGTGAGCACGTCCCCGATCTTGTACAGTTCTTCCAAGCACAGGATTCCTTGTCGAACACATCTTCGCAATCTGGTAGCGCTCGGGATATCTTAAAAGCAGGCCAACGACGCCTGCGGCAGCTAGCTCAACGTCCCAAAAGGACAACAGACCCTCACACCAAAGCCGAAGAAGCGTCTCGCCAGCTACTAGCGCTTCAGCAGGAGGGATTCCTGCCTGATTCTCTCACTCTcccaaagcccaagaaaTCTGCTCCCAAGCAAAGTATTGACTCCACAGTATCCTCTACCAGATCTGCTTCCGATCTCAGCTTTCAAGCAAGTTCCAGAAGAGACGTGGAAAGCATTGGACGGCCATGGCTGGAAGATTCGCTTGAAAAATATGAAATGAAAGGAGGTCGTCTGTCATCGCTTGATCTACGAGAGATTACGTCCCTGGTCGGCGCTGCGTTGCCTCGACCCCCTCAATTTGAGGACGTGACCCCTCCGCCTTACCAGGCTTCAACCGACCATGATTCGCAAGGAAAATCTTCCCATCCCTCAACTGGTCATGGCTCAAATTCTACGCCTAGTGAGCCACTGGATGAGATAGAAGCCTTGCCGAAAGTTCCGGAAATACCAGACCGAACGAGCAGTCAACCCCCTGAGATGTCGACCAGCACTTTGGACAACAAGCAACAG TCGAGTCACGAGCAACCAGCGGAAGCCAAGCCAGCAGGAGCCAAAGATGCCCCCGAAGCAGCGGACAGCAAGTCATCATCAGCTGGTACATCCAACGCCATGCAGAGCCATTCGCTGAAGCTTTTCCCCGACACTGTGCCTCCACGTATGCCTAATAAAGGAGCCTGGCGCATATCGAACGGTTGCCCACCCCCGTCTCTCAGATCCTTACCAACCAAATCAGCGCAGCGAGGTTCTTCGGCTCAATCGAATGATAAAAACACTAAGCCTTCATCTAGCACCCAGAGTTGTGACGCTGGCCTTGAAAATCTCGGATGTGTGGACCAAATGCCGCCAGCGCAACCGACGGATCTAGGCAGAAATAATGGGACAAGCCAAGAACATGCAAAAAGGCCGCTGGCTAGAAACGGCCGCCGTCCGGCATCCTTGCCCATGGGCGCAATAGATGCATTCCCTCTACCGGCACCTATGAGACCTCTGCCTGCGTTACCGGAAGCAGTTCCAGGGATTCGTCCTAGTTACGGACAAGACACTATTGCCGGTAGAAGAGGTCTCCGTGCCAACCAACAAGAGCAGGACCCTCAGTTACCATCATGTTCTACAGAAGAAGGATCCATGGGCAGTGGTGCAAGGAGAGATAATCATGGATCAATGAACGGTCGGGCTACACCAAGTGTTAGCATACCTGAGACAGCAATGGACGGAGGGATCAAATCTGCTAGGGCGGGTACCACGTCTGTGAGAGCCAGTAAAAGCCGAGCCGATAGGGTTCGtgcgctgaagaagaaagatatgTCAGCGAGTCGAATTTATTTGCAAGACTCAGACGATCGCCCTTCGGAAGAAGGTCGGCAGTCTTTTTCAAGGCTCTCTCACAGGGCCTCATCCGAAAAGTATGATGGGACGACAGCTGCTTCACGCTGCACCGACGAGGGAGTTAGGAGTCAATACGGAAGGGGATCTCCAGATACCCAATTGTTTACTCCTTCCTCTTATGGCTCGAAATTTCCTGGGCAATCCACTGAAGCTCATGCTATTAGCACGCGAAAAGGTAGCTCACTCGGTTATATTGACGCTATATCATTGATGAACACTCAGGAACCGTCGTCACTACCTGCTTCAGCAAGGAATTCTCAGGTCTATCCAAGCGGTGGGACACGAAGCACAAGCGTCCTCAGTGAAAGGGTAGCTAATGACGTGGATCCTCACGGGCGCTCTGAGAcccctctcccctcttcggaagatgaaggcaTGGATGTTGGTATGCGCAAGCAACAGGCACACCCCCCTTCCAGTAGGCGACGGCGACCAAAGCTGGCACCCATTAACGTTGATGAGTCTGCCACACGCAAAACGCGTCATATGAAGAAGCCATCGTCATGCGACCACTCCAGGCCCAGAACCCCCAGAAACcgcagaagccatggccTGGAGAAAGCTTCCTCGCAATCACCACATTTGCAGGATAGCTATTACTATCACGAAACGCGAGGCGGTCGCCATCGGCCTTCTTACGTTCGAGAGCTCGAAAAGCGCATTGCACATCTCGAGCACCAAAACAGAACACTACAAGCTGCTCTTCTTGGCGCTCTCGGTGTAGGAGGTAAACAGAACGTAGAAGGCCTTCTCGGTGGATCATCCACCTCCCTCTCTACTCCACCTACAAGTAGATCTTTCTCATCTATGACAAACTCTTCGTCCAGCCCAGATTCCCATGTCATGAGGAATGAGCGGCATGCGCACAGACGCCAGCCTCCGTACCATCCAGAGACTTGGATTGCCAGCCCAGGCTCCAGCCGACGCAGTAGCTACGGTTCGGAAGAAAGTGCTGACATTCAGGAGTTGGAAAGTATAATTGAGGACTTCGATTTTGGCTGGGAGTCGGATTCCGAAAGAACACAACAGCTCGGGATGAGGGCTTGA